The DNA sequence AAAACGGCAACATACTGATCTGCTTCCAATTCGGAAACATAATTCATTTCTAAAACTTCTTTTGCTTCAACCGGGTAAGCCTCTACTCCAACATAGTTTATTTTCTGTTGCTTTTGGGCCGATTCCAAAAAAGTAATAAAGGCATTCAATCCTGTACCAAAACCAATTTCAAGAATACTGACCGCTTTATCTTCAAACAAGGAAAGTCCGTTTTTTATAAACACATGTTTCGCTTCCTGAATTGCACCATGCTTCGAGTGATAACATTCATCCCATTCCTGCAAATGAATTGTGGTTGAGCCATCTAGCGTTTTAATTATTTCTCTTTTCACCTTTTAAACCGTTTATCATACAATATCGCTGATTTTCAAGCGATTTTCGGAGTCAAATTTAGTCAAAACAACTGCGTAAAGTCATAAAAAATGAGAGTTTTTTCATAAATTCTTTACAAAACTATGCCAATTATTTCAGTTTATTA is a window from the Flavobacterium cupriresistens genome containing:
- the mnmD gene encoding tRNA (5-methylaminomethyl-2-thiouridine)(34)-methyltransferase MnmD, with protein sequence MKREIIKTLDGSTTIHLQEWDECYHSKHGAIQEAKHVFIKNGLSLFEDKAVSILEIGFGTGLNAFITFLESAQKQQKINYVGVEAYPVEAKEVLEMNYVSELEADQYVAVFEKMHECEWNAEVEISADFTLTKRKQFFDEINDFEIFDLIYFDAFGYRVQPELWSTEIFQKMYNSLKPNGVLVTYAARGVVKRSMISVGFTVEKLAGPPGKREMFRAFKKV